The Bacteroidota bacterium genome has a segment encoding these proteins:
- a CDS encoding redoxin domain-containing protein — protein sequence MRFKLYSMILIVTVLFILSSMTLYSQSYEIKVKFKTYKNNPVYLGFHYGNNKYIRDTAEVNNKGIVVFSGEEALPGGIYLIIVPNKNYFELILNENKIYVETDTGDFVKNMRVIESKENEVFYEYLHFMQDIHFERTSIQQEYNDLEASDSLGKQKIKDELIRIDEKVFQRRKQIINENPNLFFSTVVQAMQEPLPRDKMTSETDSVYRNYLYGFYQEHFFDNIDLSNQNIIRTPIYEAKIDRFVEKLTIRHPDSIKFAAQRIIDKSMANEEVFKYTLIKLFNKYARSQYMGMDAVVVHLAERYYLSGKASWADSTQIAKIYERVVNLSSNLIGMKAPELIMQDTSKQYRSLHSLKSKYTVLLFWDVSCSHCKQIMPELKEFINRTPSDSVQVFAVYLGKDIKEWKKFLIESKLPFIHVSDPQQFSNFRTLYDVYSTPVIYLIDEDKTIQAKRIAVDKIEPIINTLEKRFDLVKTPIDEIEKVQE from the coding sequence ATGCGATTTAAGCTATATTCAATGATTCTAATAGTTACTGTTCTTTTTATATTAAGCAGTATGACACTCTATTCTCAATCTTACGAAATCAAGGTAAAATTTAAAACATATAAAAATAATCCAGTTTATCTCGGATTTCATTACGGAAACAATAAATATATCCGAGATACAGCTGAAGTAAACAATAAAGGTATAGTTGTGTTTTCAGGAGAAGAAGCACTCCCAGGAGGAATATACCTGATTATTGTTCCTAACAAAAACTACTTCGAACTGATATTAAACGAAAATAAAATATATGTAGAGACTGACACTGGAGATTTTGTCAAAAACATGCGTGTCATCGAATCAAAGGAAAACGAAGTATTCTATGAATACCTTCATTTTATGCAAGATATCCACTTTGAGAGAACAAGCATCCAGCAAGAATATAATGACCTTGAGGCTTCAGATTCGCTTGGAAAACAAAAAATTAAAGATGAATTAATTCGTATAGATGAAAAAGTTTTTCAGCGTAGAAAACAAATAATTAATGAAAATCCTAACCTCTTCTTCTCAACTGTTGTACAAGCAATGCAAGAACCGCTTCCCCGTGACAAAATGACTAGCGAAACTGATTCTGTTTATCGCAATTACCTATATGGATTCTATCAGGAGCACTTTTTTGACAATATTGATTTAAGTAATCAAAACATAATTAGGACCCCAATTTATGAAGCAAAAATTGATCGTTTTGTTGAGAAACTAACCATCAGGCATCCCGATTCAATCAAATTTGCCGCTCAGCGAATTATTGATAAATCCATGGCAAATGAAGAAGTATTTAAATATACCCTAATAAAACTGTTTAATAAATATGCCAGATCACAATATATGGGCATGGATGCTGTAGTTGTACATTTGGCGGAAAGATATTACTTAAGCGGTAAGGCAAGCTGGGCAGACTCAACACAAATTGCCAAAATATATGAAAGAGTAGTTAATTTGAGCTCCAATTTAATTGGAATGAAGGCTCCTGAATTAATTATGCAGGATACTTCTAAGCAATACCGATCGTTGCATTCGTTGAAATCAAAATACACTGTTCTTCTTTTTTGGGATGTAAGTTGTAGCCATTGTAAGCAAATAATGCCAGAATTAAAGGAATTCATTAATCGAACTCCCTCCGATTCAGTACAAGTTTTTGCTGTTTATCTTGGGAAGGATATTAAAGAATGGAAGAAGTTTTTAATTGAAAGCAAACTACCCTTTATTCATGTTTCCGATCCACAGCAATTCAGTAATTTCAGAACATTGTATGATGTATACAGCACTCCAGTAATTTACCTAATTGATGAAGATAAAACTATTCAAGCCAAACGCATAGCAGTTGATAAGATAGAACCAATTATTAATACACTTGAGAAGAGATTCGATTTGGTTAAAACACCAATTGATGAAATTGAGAAAGTTCAGGAATAA
- a CDS encoding response regulator, with amino-acid sequence MDNTPTYQDLEKRIKILEGKIIELHTPLESDAEVKWSQMFDFLDEIFILTDLNFSVEKINRKGAEILKKNQGEVFGRNCTELFQDHDKQCFICQHKEVVKTQKAISSTIFSEFTKSHLEIITIPLFNENNDIEKLLHQIKDVSTYKVNEKELKEANSNLTLTLQNIPEGIITTDYSGTITSINAYASNLCGYTQSNAVGKPITSIFKLVNIYTRREEDIINKMLMTKIQDESYDHFELQSAKNEHFLLYLRASLIKSEDGTNDGIIIIFSDITDKSFEAETSREHEERLKLMFEQTRAKIIQESEKKLKLRIENNPDKEVDFDSFELTDIVDLDSLQQLQDDFAFANQVSSVIVNNEGKQLTRGSNFTEVCKIIRKQEKGKKLCIFSDNELLAIKGSNKKNKCVACSFSDHSAPIIVGGRQLGNWLIGTISNVIEDEDKVKNFATQIGVDHEEFKRAIAKTQILSPARIEKTVNLLWHLSKEISNLGYNILKLSKDISERNIYQKQLKVAKEQAEESDRMKTAFLASMSHEIRTPMNAIIGFADLLSDPDFTAEEKAEFIQLVTSNGDILLRLIDDIIDIAKMEAGEFNVDAAADCHVNKIINEVIIASKDNLKRIGKETVELKINTASKEESFAILTDPTRFRQILTNLIGNSQKFTMNGYIEVGYALKTNDTLTGEDLFLQFYVKDTGIGISEEKRELIFDRFKQADDTVSKKYGGTGLGLTITKKLVDLMGGEIWVESEVGKGSTFYFTLPYKPVEPKEQFIEIGDKVIENLDLTGKTILVVEDVESNFNLLKTLLVKNNAKIIWAKDGKQAVDICRAKRIDLVLMDIKLPILDGYNATERIKQITKNIPIIAITAYAREHDKLKSIQAGCDDYIPKPIKNDLLFALISKHISKR; translated from the coding sequence TTGGATAATACACCTACATATCAGGATCTTGAGAAAAGAATCAAGATATTAGAAGGTAAAATAATCGAACTTCATACTCCTTTGGAATCAGATGCCGAAGTTAAGTGGAGCCAGATGTTTGATTTTTTAGATGAAATATTTATACTGACTGACTTAAACTTTAGCGTTGAGAAGATTAACAGGAAAGGAGCTGAGATATTAAAGAAGAATCAGGGAGAAGTATTTGGAAGGAACTGTACAGAATTATTTCAAGATCATGACAAGCAGTGCTTTATATGCCAGCACAAGGAAGTTGTAAAAACGCAAAAAGCAATTTCGTCCACAATATTTTCCGAATTCACAAAGTCTCATTTAGAAATTATTACCATACCTCTATTTAATGAGAACAACGATATAGAGAAGTTGCTTCATCAAATAAAAGATGTAAGTACCTATAAGGTAAATGAAAAAGAACTTAAGGAGGCCAATTCAAATCTCACATTAACACTTCAGAATATTCCTGAAGGTATTATTACAACTGATTATTCAGGAACTATTACCAGTATAAATGCCTACGCAAGTAATCTCTGCGGCTACACGCAATCAAATGCGGTTGGAAAACCGATTACATCAATTTTTAAATTAGTTAATATCTATACCCGCAGAGAAGAAGATATCATTAATAAAATGTTAATGACAAAAATTCAGGATGAGTCCTATGATCATTTTGAATTACAGTCAGCGAAGAATGAACATTTCTTGCTCTATTTGCGCGCTTCATTAATTAAATCAGAGGATGGAACAAACGATGGAATTATCATTATTTTCTCAGATATAACAGATAAATCCTTTGAGGCAGAAACATCCAGAGAACATGAAGAAAGGCTTAAACTCATGTTTGAGCAAACTCGGGCAAAGATTATTCAGGAAAGTGAGAAGAAGTTAAAACTGCGCATTGAAAACAATCCGGACAAAGAAGTTGATTTCGACTCTTTTGAGTTAACTGATATTGTTGATTTAGATTCATTACAGCAATTACAAGATGATTTTGCTTTTGCAAATCAGGTTTCATCAGTAATTGTTAATAATGAAGGGAAACAATTAACACGCGGAAGTAATTTTACAGAAGTCTGCAAAATAATTCGGAAACAAGAGAAAGGGAAAAAATTGTGTATTTTCTCAGATAACGAGTTACTGGCCATAAAAGGAAGTAATAAAAAGAATAAGTGTGTTGCTTGTAGCTTTTCAGATCATAGTGCTCCAATTATTGTGGGAGGTCGGCAACTTGGCAATTGGTTGATTGGCACCATCAGTAATGTTATTGAAGATGAAGATAAAGTGAAAAACTTTGCAACTCAAATAGGAGTGGATCATGAGGAGTTTAAAAGAGCTATCGCAAAAACACAAATATTAAGTCCTGCTCGAATTGAAAAAACAGTTAACTTATTATGGCATTTGAGTAAAGAGATATCCAATCTTGGTTATAATATTTTGAAGCTTTCAAAAGACATTTCAGAACGAAATATATACCAAAAACAACTTAAAGTAGCCAAAGAACAAGCGGAAGAGTCGGATAGAATGAAAACTGCTTTTCTGGCCAGCATGTCACATGAAATACGAACGCCAATGAATGCCATTATTGGTTTTGCGGATTTATTATCAGACCCAGATTTTACGGCAGAAGAAAAGGCTGAATTTATTCAACTGGTTACAAGTAATGGAGATATATTGTTGCGATTAATTGATGATATCATTGATATTGCAAAAATGGAAGCAGGCGAATTTAATGTTGATGCAGCAGCCGATTGTCATGTCAACAAAATTATTAATGAAGTAATTATTGCCTCAAAAGATAATTTAAAACGAATAGGAAAAGAAACAGTTGAACTAAAAATAAATACTGCCAGCAAGGAAGAATCATTTGCAATATTAACCGATCCTACGCGCTTTCGACAAATTTTAACCAATCTGATAGGGAATTCGCAGAAATTTACCATGAATGGTTATATAGAGGTTGGCTATGCACTTAAGACTAACGATACATTAACTGGAGAAGATTTGTTTTTGCAGTTTTATGTTAAAGATACGGGTATTGGTATTTCTGAAGAAAAAAGAGAATTAATATTTGATCGTTTTAAACAGGCAGATGATACCGTGTCTAAGAAATATGGTGGAACAGGATTAGGCCTGACTATCACTAAAAAATTAGTTGATTTAATGGGAGGGGAGATTTGGGTTGAATCAGAGGTTGGAAAAGGCTCAACATTCTATTTTACATTACCTTATAAACCTGTTGAACCAAAAGAGCAATTTATTGAAATTGGCGATAAAGTAATCGAAAACTTAGATTTAACTGGGAAAACTATTTTAGTGGTTGAAGATGTTGAATCAAATTTTAATTTACTGAAAACACTATTAGTTAAAAATAATGCAAAAATAATTTGGGCAAAAGATGGCAAACAAGCTGTAGATATTTGTAGAGCAAAAAGAATTGACTTGGTCCTCATGGATATTAAGTTGCCCATTTTAGATGGTTACAATGCCACCGAAAGGATAAAGCAAATCACCAAAAACATTCCCATCATTGCTATAACCGCATATGCTCGTGAGCATGATAAATTGAAATCTATACAAGCAGGTTGCGATGATTATATTCCTAAACCGATCAAAAATGACTTATTATTTGCATTAATAAGTAAGCACATTTCAAAGAGATAA